The genomic segment TCTCGAACCCCCTCCGCCTAGCCAGCTCCGCGAAGTCGCCGATGACCGGCGGGGCGGCGGCGCCGTCCAGCGACCTCTCCGTGAGCCTCCACGCGCGGTAGAAGTCCTCCACGAGGGGCTCCGGCCTGTCCACCAGGTCGTCTACGTACCTCACGAAGGAGTAGAGCACAGCCACCTCGTCCCTGACTGGGCGGGGGAAGAGGACGCTGGAGTAGAAGAAGTTGCGGCCTTTTCTAAAGAAGGCGTAGTGGAGGCTAGACATAGTACCTGGCGAGTATGTACGCAGAGGCTAGGACCGACGGGACTCCTATGCCGGGGTGTGTGTACTGCCCCACGTAGTAGAGCCCCTCCACCCTCCTGCTCTTCATCAGGGGCCTGCCCAGCGCCGTCTGCCGAAGCGTGTGCCTCGGCCCGAGGGCCGTGCAGAGGTACGCGCCGTGGCGGTCGCAGAAGAATCTGCTGGGGTACTCCACCAGCGTCTTCACCTCGCCGCCGACGGCCATGGAGGCGAGCTTCTCGGCGAGGCCTCTCGGCCAGTAGCTAACTCCGGGGGGCGACGGGACTAGGAGAAACATGCTTGACCTCCCCGGCGGGGCCCAGCCGTCCTCAACCGCCGTGGGTATGTGTACGTAGAAAGAGGGCGCGTCGGGCATGCCGCCCCGGCCCACCAAGGCGTTGAGGTGCTCCTCCCAGCTGGAGATGTAGACCACGTGGGGCGGCCCCTCCCACCTGCCGCCCGCCAGCACCGCCATATACGCCGAGGGGGCCATCCTAAGCCCGCGCCAGTAGGACTCGTCGTACGACCTGAAGCGGGGCGGGAGCATGTCCTCCACTAGCTTGTAGTCGGCGTTGGCCACCACCACGTCAGCCTTGAGGAAGCCCGCCTGCGTGTGGACCCCCAGCACCCTCCCCGACCCAACCTCGATCCTCTTAGCCGCCGTGCAGGTCTTGAACTGGGCCCCGTGGCGAGCCCCCAGCTCGGCGAGGTTCTCCGCTACGGCGCCGAAGCCGCCCCTCGGCGCCTTGACCCCCCTGACGAACACGGAGTAGTTAAGCAACAGGCCGTAGAGGGCGGGGAGCTCCCACGGAGGGCTACCCACGAACATCCCGTCGTACTCCAGCAACCGCCTAATCAGCGGGTGCCTAAACCGGGCCTCGACGTAGCTACCGAAGCTACGGAGGTACCTAGCCAGCCCGGGGCCAGCCTTGGCCGCCGACAGGAGGTCCAGCCAGCTGTCGTACTTCTTGAAGAGCATGTTGTCCACCACGGCTCTGTAGAGCCGGGCCGCCTCCCTCATCATCTCCACGAACTTGTCCCCCGCGCCGCGCTCCAGCTCCTCTAGGCGCTGAGGCAGGTCGCGGCCCACCTCCAGCCTCCCGTAGCGCCCGTCGACGAAGACCATGCTGGGCTCGAGGTCGACGACTTGATAACGGCGGCCGCCGAGCTCCTGGAACACCTTGTCTATGACGTCGTCCATTAGGTACCACGTGGGGCCTATCTCTGCCTTGTATCCGCCGACCTCCACAGACGCGGACCTGCCCCCCAGCCGGCACCCCCTCTCCACCAAAACCACGTCGTAGCCCTTCTTAGCCAAGAAAGCGGCAGAGGCCAGCCCCCCGAAGCCGCCTCCTATAACCACGGCTCTCATGGAGGGGAGGCCGACTACCAACTAAATCACCTAGTCAAATAAACTATTACGCGGTGAAGCCCCAGCCGACTTGGGGAAACTATTTAAAGCACCGACGCGGGGGCTGACATGGAGTATTTGACGTACGAGGAGAGGAGCATCCTCACCATGTTGGTGACGGAGAGCTGGGCCAGCCCCAGCTCCATAGCGAAGAGGCTCGGCGTGTCCCGGCAGCTGGCCTGGTACACGCTTAGGAGGCTGAGGGAGGCTGGGGTCGTAGGCGACCCCATGCTCTACGTCAGGCCAGACCACGCCGGGCTGCACTACGCCTTTTTCCAAAGCGAGAGGGAGCCCGAGGACTACACAGTCCTGAAGTTCGAGACCCTTGAGGGCACCTACATCTTCGCCGTGCCGTTTAGAACTGAGGAGGAGCTGAGAAGCCTCAGGGAGAGGTACGGGAGGCCGTGGTTCGTCCCCAGCCTGAAGCCCAAGCCGCTCACCGAGCTACAGAGGAGGACCCTCAGACTCCTTCTGAAAAACCCCCTGATCTCCTCCGCCGAGCTGGCGAGGGAGCTGGACCTCCCACGCACCAAGGCGCGTAAGCTCGTGTCGTGGGCCCGGAGAAATGTGAACTTCACCTACTGGGTTGATTTGAGGAGGGCTGGGATCGCGGCTTTGGCTGTCAAGACGGAGGCCCCCCTCGGCGCGTACGCCGCGCACAAGTTTTTCAAATGCTTCGCATACGCCACAGGCTTCTACGCAGTAGCCTTTCCAGATCTCGGCAGGGCCGCGGAATTCGTGCGGAAGCTGAAGGCCGAGGATCCCAAGGCCAGAATCAACGTTGTGGTGGGATACGAGCTAAGGCCGCCCGAACTGTAAAACCTATTCACTAGTGGCAGTTAGCTACGGCGGTGGACAAATGAGTTAAATTTCGTCCGATCTTTTGATGTGCGAATCGCCTTGTCGCTTAGGTATTTCGGACCTGTGGCTTCGGCGGACATCTCGGTTAGGCCGTTGACGATATTCATCGGCCCAAACGGCTCGGGCAAGTCGTACACGGCAATGGCGCTGTACGCCTTTATCACGGGTTTAGTCAAAGCGGAATGTGGCCGGACGTTATATGCGCCATGTAGCGTCGGGTCGTGGGTGGGATGCTTGGGTTGGTGAACAAAGGACTTTAGCTACTCAGATCCTAGAGGGTGAATTTGCAAGAATCTTTGGGACTGGGTTAGAAGAGTTGACCACTAAGGGCGCGTCCCAGAGGCTTAAGACAGGGCCCGAGGGGATCCCCGACGACG from the Pyrobaculum sp. 3827-6 genome contains:
- a CDS encoding NAD(P)/FAD-dependent oxidoreductase, which translates into the protein MRAVVIGGGFGGLASAAFLAKKGYDVVLVERGCRLGGRSASVEVGGYKAEIGPTWYLMDDVIDKVFQELGGRRYQVVDLEPSMVFVDGRYGRLEVGRDLPQRLEELERGAGDKFVEMMREAARLYRAVVDNMLFKKYDSWLDLLSAAKAGPGLARYLRSFGSYVEARFRHPLIRRLLEYDGMFVGSPPWELPALYGLLLNYSVFVRGVKAPRGGFGAVAENLAELGARHGAQFKTCTAAKRIEVGSGRVLGVHTQAGFLKADVVVANADYKLVEDMLPPRFRSYDESYWRGLRMAPSAYMAVLAGGRWEGPPHVVYISSWEEHLNALVGRGGMPDAPSFYVHIPTAVEDGWAPPGRSSMFLLVPSPPGVSYWPRGLAEKLASMAVGGEVKTLVEYPSRFFCDRHGAYLCTALGPRHTLRQTALGRPLMKSRRVEGLYYVGQYTHPGIGVPSVLASAYILARYYV
- a CDS encoding winged helix-turn-helix domain-containing protein codes for the protein MEYLTYEERSILTMLVTESWASPSSIAKRLGVSRQLAWYTLRRLREAGVVGDPMLYVRPDHAGLHYAFFQSEREPEDYTVLKFETLEGTYIFAVPFRTEEELRSLRERYGRPWFVPSLKPKPLTELQRRTLRLLLKNPLISSAELARELDLPRTKARKLVSWARRNVNFTYWVDLRRAGIAALAVKTEAPLGAYAAHKFFKCFAYATGFYAVAFPDLGRAAEFVRKLKAEDPKARINVVVGYELRPPEL